The genomic window TCTCCCCAAAGAAATATTTAATTTATTAGAAAACATTTCTGCGGAAGGATCTACAGGTTCAATATTAACACCGATTGGTAAACCTATCAATTTCTTTAAATCGTGAATTATATCTGACGGTTGATGATTTTCTGTATGATGATACAACCCTTTAATTTCTGGAGACAACAAATCAAAACAATTCAATAAAATCATATCTGCTCCATAAGATCTTGCAATTTCACTAGTCGTGATATCTTTAATCAAAGGCTCTTCTACAACCACATTTTCACTTAAAATAACTCGACCTTCACTTGCTTTGATACTTTGAATTAAATCTTCTTTACTAAATGCTTCAATGTCACTTACATTAGCACTTATTAGTCTTTTAACCATCATCTACCTCCAATTACTTAGTCTCTGCGTAACAAACACTATAAAGGTCAATTATTTCTTTTGCTAAATCAATAAATGATATGCTTGTCATTAAATGATCTTGTGCATGGACAAGTAATAATGTTACTTCCACATTATTCCCTGAGGCCTCTTGTGTTAATAAAGCGGTTTGTGCCCCGTGAGCATCTACAATATGTTTTTCTGCCGATTCAATTTTTTGTCTTGCCTCATCAAAATGTTTCTGTTTAGCTTCTTGTATTGCCTCCATTGCATCACTTTTTGCATTACCTGATTTAACAATCAAACTCATAATGGTTGTTAATAATTCTTCTTTTGTTTCTCCCAAAATATCCCATCCTTCTCTTATAATTTACAGAGCATCAAAATCGAAATCTTCAAAGTTAATGTCATCTTCTAATTCTTCCGCATAATTTTTTTCTTCCTCAAGGTATTGGCGGTCCATCATTTTAACAAATGGATAATAAATGACCATGCCTAGGAATAATAGTAAAACTTGTAATACTGCTCCTTGCCAACCACTTACTAAGAAACCTGAAAACACTATTGGTGTTGTCCAAGGTAATTGAATGCCATTAGTAAAAGGAACTAATCCCCAGCTCATCGCAAAGTAAGCAATAATTATATTAATTGTTGGAACTAACACAAATGGAACCAAAATAATAGGATTTAATACAATAGGTAAACCAAAAATAATCGGCTCATTAATTCCAAAGAAACTTGGAACTATTGATAATTGTGATAATTTTTTGATACGTTGACTCTTACAAAATAAAACCATGACAATAACTAGAGATAATGTGGATCCAGCTCCACCAAATGTCGCAAACATATCTTGAAATTGTCCTGTGATAATATTTGGAATTTCCGTATGTGCCTTATAAGCTTCTAAATTTTCCATTGATAACGCTCTTAATACTGGGTTAAAAACCGCTCCAACTACGCTACTTCCATTAATTCCAAAGAACCAAAAGAAATGTAAGAAAATATACGCAACTATCATTGCACCTAGTGTGTTTCCTAAAGATAATAATGGCATTTGTAATAGATTAAAAATGATATCTTGTAAGCTCCCATAAGATGTTAACGTTACCAACCAATCAATGACAAAAAACACAAAAATAATCACAAAGCTTGGTATCAATGCTTCAAAGGATTTAGACACGGTTGGTGGTACACTATCTGGCATTTTAATTTTCCAACCTTTTCTAACGACCCAAACAAATAATCTAGTTGCAACTAATGCTGTAATCATTCCTAAGAATAAACCACTGGAACCCATCCATTTTAGCGGTAAACTAGTAACTTCATAAACAGTTTCTGTGTTTTCAGGAGTAAAAAATGTGGTATAAGGCGTCACGATAAAGAATGCTACTAACGAAATAATTGCCGCTTGCATCGCATCCTCATCAAACTGTCTAGCTAAACTATACGCAATCCCCGCTACTGCTAAAATAGTCATAATATCAAAACTAGCACTAGCAGGGACCATCATATGACTCGCCCATTCTTTCCCTAGTAGCGCACTCATCCATGTATCCCATTGATTCAGTGGAAAATTAGCAATTAATAAAAAGAACGACCCTACAATTAATACAGGAGTAGATAATAAAAAACCATCTCGTATAGCAATTAAATATTTATTCTCACCAATTTTTTTTGCCATTGGTGACAATACTCTCTCTAGACTATTTAGAAACTTTTTCATCCCTCTCACCTATTTCTTTTTATTATTTTTTGCTAATTTTAACGCTTCTTTTAAAGCTTTTTCTCCGTCCATTGCTCCATATATCTCTGAATCAATGACCATAACCGGAATACCTTGTGGCTCATATTCTTCTTTTGTTTTATTAAATAAAAAACGTACTTGTGGTCCTAAAAGAACTGCAATTGGTCTTTCTTTTTCAACAATTTCTTTAATTCTAGCAACTGGATAAGCTGTAATATCTAAAGGTAGGTTATGCTTTTTCACTACTTCCATCATTTTATTAACCATAATACTAGTAGACATCCCTGCATCACAAAATAAATATATTTTTTTTGTACTCATTGTTTATTCTCCATTCTATTTTATTGGCGCCTTAATTCTGTTTTCATATGCATCTAGCCATTCTTGTGTAATTGGCTCGATCATTGTTGTATGGTTTTCACCCATATTTGCTATGTAGATAGCTGCTTTGTTTTGATCATTTCCAACTGAAAAGGTAAACTCCACATTAGTAGCAACTCCCCAATCGCCTTTATTATTCATTGCAACTAAAGACATCGCTCCACATTTTCCGTATTTTTTGGTTAATTTATCATGAAATGAATACACTGCTTCATCACATGCTTCTTGTGGTGTCATTCCTCCCTCCATTTTACGAACAATTTCGTATGAAAGAATTCCTTTCATTAAATCTTCACCTAATCCTGTTGCAGCAGCTCCACCAATATCACTGTCCACGTAAAATCCAGAACCTGATAATGGAGAGTCTCCAACGCGTCCAGGTTTTTTCATAAAAAGGCCAGAGCTTGATGTACCAGCACTCATACTCCCTGTTTTGTCGAGACTGATTGCCCCAATCGTATCATGACCATCATAGGGACTAAGCGAGTGTTTCGCCATATCATCTAAGCGTTTTTCCCATAGTTTTCTCGCCCGTTCGGTCAACATATTTTTTCGTTCAAATCCATTTGTCATGGCGTACTTTGTTGCACCTTGACCAACTAAGAAGCTATTAAATTTTTCATGACTTAACTTTCTCGCCACAGAAATTGGATGACACACATCTGTAATCCCTGCCACTGCTCCAATTTGGAACGTATCGCCATCCATAAAGGCGGCATCCATTTCCAGAATCCCTTCAATATTTGGTAAACCACCATAACCAACAGACTTGTAATAAGGATAGTCCTCGACATGTTTAATAATCATTTCAATGGCATCATTAGATGTTCCATTATTCTTTAATAGCTCTAAGGAATCTTCAATGCCTTCGTGTGACATCCGCCAAGTCGCTATGCTACCAAATTTCATTTAATCACCTCTTTATAATATTATAACGCTTTCATTATACAATAGTATATACCATAATGTCTATACTGATTACGACGTTATTTTTAATCACATGCTAAAGATAAAATTGCTTCCATATATATTTCCATGTTCAATAATAAATCTTTCTCATCCATATATTCATCACTATTATGAGCTATCCCTTTTTGACCTGGAAGTGAAGGCCCAAAAGCAACAGTATTCGGGAAAAAACGTGCATATGTTGCACCAGTTGTTGTCACTGGAGTACCGTCTAAACCGGTTATTTTTTCATAGACCTCACTTAATTTTTTTACATTTGTATCATCTTTTGGGAAACTTGTACTCTTTAATTGTCGAATAATGTTAATTTCACTTTCTTTAGGCACAACTTTATGCAATTGTTCTGTTACCTCTTCTTCTTTCGTTGAAACTGGATATCGAATAGCTATGCTCAACTGAATCGTATTTTGCTCAACCTTCAATTCATAGGGGGTTAAAATTAATTTCCCACTATCCTCGTCCTCAAAATCTAAACCAATCCCTTCACCATAATGTTTCTTTGAAAAACTCTCTTCGACCCATGAAAAATAACGGCGCAATTGATCTGACATTTCTTTGTTACTAGACAGTTTTGTAGCTAGTATTGTAATGGCATTTTCACCTAATTCTGGTGCATTTGATGGCGAACGTTTACCTAAAACGTGATATGACTCTTCTTGAAATATTGCTGTTAATTCATCCGGCACATGCGCACTAGACTGATCTCCCTGAATCGTTAAATGTTGTAGTTCATTTGCATCAAAATGCGTAGAGATAGTATAATTTACAATTCCTCTTTCTCCATAAACAACTGGGTATTTACAATCTGGTGTAAATGCAAAGATAGGAGCTATTTCTTCTGCTAAATACAAAGGCAAGTCTGAACTGCCACTTTCCTCATCTGTTCCAAAAATTATTCTAATGGGTGTGATTGGCTTAATCCCCATATCTTTCAATAATTTCAATCCAAACAAACATGACATAATCGGTCCCTTATTATCTAAGACTCCTCTTCCATAGAACTTTTCATCTTTTTTACTCAATTTAAACGGTGGAAATGACCATCCATCACCTGCTGGAACAACATCTAGATGTCCCACTATCCCAATATAATCATCACCTTCTCCAAATTGAGCATAGCCTACAGCATCATTCACAATATTTGTTTTAAAGCCATAGTCTGAAGCTATCTTCATCACTTGTTCCAACGCTTGTTTTGGACCTATTCCAAAAGGGGCATTATCCAAAGGGGCTCCCTTTACACTCTCAATTTGCATCACTTTATCTAAATCTTTATAAAATTCTTCTTTATTTTTCTCTATTAAATGTTTTATATTTACTGTCATCGGTCTTCTCCTTAATTATGTCCTCTTACTAAAGTATTTTTGAAAGTATATCTATCCGCTCTATAATATGAAATATCGTATAATATCGGAGTCGCATTAATAGCAAACGTTATTGAATTTACTAAAAGTAATGGATCTCCCACTGGAACATTTAACAACTCGGACATCTCTTCATTAACCAAAATCGCTTCTACTTCTTGATGAGAATAGGCAATTTCTACTTTCGATTCAATCCATTTAAACAATGATTGATTAAAGTCTTCTTTTGATAACCCATCTACATATTTTTCACTTAAATAAATTTTTTCAACCGTCATCGGTTCATTATCTAAGCTTCTACATCTTACTAATTCATACACTGTATCAGATTCGCTTAACTCCAATTGAGTCATTATTTTATCATCTAACTGTTTAAGTTTTTCAAAAGAAATAACTTTAGTATCACTCGTTTTTCCATACGCTTTTGCAGCTTCAGTAAATCCTTGCAATCCATCACGACCACTTTGGATTTTTTGTTGTGACATGACATAGCTACCTTTACCACGTTTTTTTACGATAATATTTTTTTTAATCAACAAATCGATCGCTTTTCGAATTGTTAATCTACTACACTCAAATTCTGTTGATAAATCATACTCAGATGGCAATTTTTGAGAGCTTACATAGATACCTTCTTTAATCCGTCTTTCTATTTCTTGTGCAACACTCACATATACTGTCTCCGTATTTTTTTTCTCTTTCATAACAATCAAACTCCTACTTTTTTATTTTTCCATTATTTATTGATTTACTGATAAACGAAGAAATTGGCTTTTGGCTGCTTATGGAATTGAGGCAGTTTCTTAATTAGCTAAAGAGACTCTAACAGGCTATTATTCATCACTACCAATATCATTTACTTTAATTTTTTACATTTTATTAAGCTACTTAATACATTAGCAATTGTCTATTTAACACACAAATATGTTAAACAACTTTACTTTTCGGTTTAACTAGGTGTAACCTATACAATCATCTTTCATTACTTTTTAGTATATACTAAACAAAATATACTATTTTTAAGAACGTTTTACAAATGATGTTAAGAAAAATAAAAACACCTCTGTTAGATTCGTATAAAAACGACATAATCAGAGGTGTTTGAGGATGTTAATCATACCTTACCAAATATAAATAATTAATAACTTAATGTTTCTAGTCTTGGTATGTTTGATCTAATATTTCTTTAGTCTTTAAATATTTTTCTTCCAGTGAATTATAATCATCTACATCCTTTTCATCAAGTTTCTTGTTTTGTATATTTACATCATCTAGGTCTGTGTTAGATAGCGTATCGAGTTTGGGCAGAAGTGGATTAGATTCTTTATCCCCTATAAACACTTCATTTCCAAACTTAAATGATTTTGCTTCTCTGCCACTCATCATGACCTTAAAGGCACTATTCATTAAGTATACTCTCCCTTGATTTGCTGTTTCGTGTGGAAAGGTCGTTGGTGCATACGTTGCATCAACATAAGTTGGGCTACCTAACCAAGTAGCAATAGAAATCTCAGGCGAAGCCATTACAAGAAGTGAATCTGGTGACTTATTTTGACTATTTGGTACAGAGCTCTCAAAATTACTTGATCCTGACTTCATGACATAGGTATCTTGACTAAAACCTGTGTATTTAGGTCCTGCATAAGGTTCTGAGCCGTTTGCTCCAGTGGCTTCTTTTAACATATTCACCACGGTTTTTGCCGTACTGGAACTCATCGTTCGTTTGCTTTCAGCATCAGAAAGATTAATTTTGACAGAGTCTGTTTCAATACTTTCAATAGTTGTTGGTTCAACTCGAACCCCATCGTTACCAAATACACTAAATGCTGAAGATAGTGCCAAAACATTTGTAGGGTAATTAATTGCTTGCTCAGCTGTGTAATTTGAGCCTTTTGGGTTATATGATGCTAGGCCGAGTGGTTCCATCATAGTATTTTTTTGCTGATCATTGGTCATCTGAAATGCCTCAACAGCAGCTGTATTTAGCGACAGCCCTAAGGCAAATGATGCACTAACTTTACCAAAATTCTGATTGCCATAATTATTAACTTTCCAATCTCCTACTGTAAAAGAACTTCCATTTTGAATCGTATTTGGTGTCAATCCTGCATACTCAACAGCTGTAGCATAATCAAGAAGTGGTTTTATTGTAGAGCCTGAAGATCGTGTTGCTGTATATGGAATCATCGGATTATCTGAATTAGTTGCAAGACCTATAATATGTCCTGTTTTCGTATCTACAACGGAAATAGCAGTCAAACTTTCTTTATGTTCAATATATCCATTAGGTAATCGGTCGTCCTGAGGATAAGTCCCTTCTACTATGCTATGTAACTCTTTTAATTGATTACTATCTGCATAAGTTTTAACCGTAATCGTGGTATTTTGCGGTAAATTTAAGCTACTCAATTCATCTTTCACTTTTGCAACATAAGGTTGGTATTCCTTTGGTGTCCCTTGCTGCTTATATCTTTTTAATGCAAACTCTTCCTTTTCACTTTGGACTAGTTCGACGGTTTGTTTATATATTTTATCACCAATCAGCTCATTTTCTTTCATAATTGCTAATACAGTAAGCGTCCGTTGCTTACCACTTTTTTCAAAGTCTTGAACATAAACTGATGGTGATTGACCTAACCCAGCCATGTAAGCAATCTGAGCTACCTGTTTGGGGTCATTTGTATCCATATCTGACATATCATTATCAAACAACTCAATTGAGGCTGCTCTAACTCCTACAGTATTGGGTGTTAGACGTAGTTCATTTAGATAAGCTTTTAAAATATCATCACGATTATATTTTTGTGATAGCTTTCTAGCATCAATTAATTGAATAATCTTATCTGACAATGTATTTTTATTGTTTGTTCCAAAAACCATAATCTTAACCAACTGCTGCTCAATTGTTGAGGCACCTCTTGTAACAACTTTTTGACCTAGTTTTTTTCTGACTTGCGACACTACTGCCCCCATTGTATCTTTAATGGAGAAACCATTTGTTTTTCTCGTATAAAAAGACGCATCCTCTACAGCAAGAAGTGTGTCTATATATAATTTATCGACATTCCATGTTGGCTGATATTTAACGGGATCAAATTTAACGACGACATTGTTTTTATCTAACGGTTCATCATTTTTATCTAAAATAATGAAAGACTGTGTGATCTTCTCATCAATGTTTTGAATTTCAAGTAAGGAGCTGTAAGGACTGTAACGTTTACTTATTATATAAGCTCCTATCGACATAGATAGTATTACAATCGTAGCAATCATACCGAGAATAATGGCTGTTAAGTGACGACGGTTAAGAAATCTAGAGCGTTTCTTTTTATTGTTTTTTGAAAACATCGATAACCTCCTCTCCTTATTTGTTCAATCTAGTATTCTTAAAATAAAAAATTTTAATCATCCGAACTTGTTGTTTCTTCTGTGCTTGATGAAGTCGTCTCACTTGTTGTTGAAGAATTAGAGTTAGACGTAGATGAGCTACTTGATTCTGAAGATTGCGTTCTTTTTTCAACTGGTTGATTTTCAACCACTATTGTAACAGTAGAGCCTTTAACGATATATTTATAACTTTGAGATGAAGGATCCTGTTTTAAAATGAGATCTTTTTCATTCCTATCCCAACTCTCCGTACCGCGGATGTTCTCAGGAACTGATTCTCCACTTTTATACATCGTATTTGTATACCCTTGTATACTCAAATTTAAATCCAATTGATTTATCTCTTCTTTAGCTTCTTTAACAGTCATGCCAACTATATCCGGCATATTCACTGACCGTTTAATTAATCGTTCATTAGTTTCTAAATCAGATTGAAGTTCGCTATACTTTTTTTTAAACTCTTCTACCATAGTTTTTGACTGAATATAGCTATTTGTTCTATCTATATAATCACCTAGCTCCATACCAAACTTAGTATTTGGTTCAGGAATAGTTTCTATGAGACTGGCATAGGAAAAAACTTGATCTGTTATTTTATTTGCTTCAATTATATTATCATTTATATCATCCAATAAGCTAACAGATTTTTTAAAGCTCTGTTCATTTGTAACTGTCAACATGCCTTCTTGATTATATATTTTATGCAATAAGTCAAGCAAATCTTGTGCCTCTTTGCTCATTTTTTCAGAGTCTGCAATCGTTGCGTTTTGAAAAACAGCCATTAATTCATTATACTTTTTAGGTAATATGCTTTTATAGTACAACACATATAATTCTTCAATATCTATATCTTCTACAATATCAATACGTCTCTTTATGTCCGACATAGCATTATCAATATCTGAAACGTCCGTGTTACCTTCCATTACTTCTAATAATAACTCTTTATTTTTAGCTAATTTCTTAACCTTTTCATCATTTGCTTCATACAACCAAGACTCAAAGGCATCATTTTTTAAAGATCTTATTAGCCTAGTATCTGTTTCTTCAATCCTAGTTAGACGATATATTTCTTCTTGTGTTATATTTTGTGCTTCAGGAATATCGTTAATATAATGATATGCTTTAAAAAATAAATAAGCACTGACTAAACTGACCATTACAAAAAATGAATAAAAAAACATTTTCCAAGATTTACTTATTTTTCTATATTTTTTATTTTTGGTTTTTGATAACCTCACACGTTTTTTCTTTTTCATTTCATATAACCTCATGTGTTTCTTATTATTAATATAGTTAGGTGATTTTTAATAAATCTATATTTTATTATACACTAAAAAGAATAAAAAAGTTCTAAGATAAAGTTTTCAATTGTCTGTATGGAAAACGATTCTTTATCCCATAATGTTGATATTATCTAACAAACATCTCTTTTCCTCCTTCTAAAAAAAACCTCTTAAAAAACTGCTGAACACAATTCCCTCACCAACTTAAACTCCTGCAGTTTCCTGAAGTTTTAAAGATAGATGAATTTAAATTGCATGCTACTAGTGAAGATAAAATGAGCTTTATATATGCCGATGGAAAAACAGGAGAATTAGTAGATATACTGCCTAGTCGGACATTAAACGAACTCACTGTTTATTTTAATCGTACGCTCTTAGAGGAACGACAGAAAGTAAAATTTCTAGTCACTGATATGAACGCTGCCTATTTTCAATTGACTAAAGAAGACTTTCCATCGGCTGACCCAAAAGTCTTAAAAATAGAAAAATCCCATGAAATCAGCTTATTAAAACACTGACTTCATGGGATTTATATTTTGTTAGTTTAGTTATTTTCATTTAAAAAGTTACTTTTGGGTCAGCCTCTCATCATCTTATAATTTTAACTCATAGTTATAATATATATTAAAAAAACATTTGGTACTCCACTGTATAACCTAAAATGGAAACCTACTTTATTAAGTCAAAATTATTCTACAAGTAATTAGTAAAAAAAGATACTAATTTTCCAAAAGGAATCATTTCTACCTTGTCATACAAATCAACATGATTTGCCTCAGCAACCACAAATAATTCTTTCGGTTCATTTGCTAAATCGTATGCTGTTTCACTAAATGCGCATGAATGTGCTTTACTTCCCATTATAAACAAGATTGGACGTGGTGAAATAGATTTAATGTAAGATAATAAAGGAAAATTCATAAAAGAAAAGCTACTCGTTATACTAAATTGAGTAGTCGCATTAGGATGGTACCCTCTAGGTGTTGAATAAAACTCACCAAACTCTTTGCTTATTGGATCCGTTTCATCTGTAAAGCCAATTGCAGCTCCTCTAGGGCCTAATGTTTGATATCCTTGTTCAAAATCTATGTACCGTTGTTCCGCCATATCATCTAAACGACTATTTCTTTCTTCTTCTAACATCTCTGAGCCTCGTTGTGCTGTTGAAATGTCGTACATACTAACTGTTGCAACAGCTTTAATTCGTCTGTCTACTTGTGCAGCACTTAATGCAAATCCACCACTACCACAAATACCGATAGCACCTATTTTATTTCGGTCCACAAATGATCGTGTCCCTAAAAAATCAACACACGCACTAAAATCCTCTACAAATAAATCTGGAGATGATATATGCCTAATTTCACCGCCACTGTAGCCATTAAATGATGGGTCAAACGTTAAGATGATAAATCCACGTTTAGCTAACTCATTAGCATAAATACCAGGTCCTTGCTCCTTTACCCCGCCATAGGGTGATCCAATGACAATTGCAGCATGTTCTTTAGATAGGTCTAGTTTTTTATCATAATATAAATCTGCTGAAAGCCTTATGCCAAACCTATTTTTAAAGGATACATGTTCTCTTGAAACTTTTTTATCCAATATAAAAATATAATTTCCATCTGTTGCCATATTTTTTCTTCCTTCCTTTCTATCCGTGACTTGCCATAAATTCTTCAAATAAATCGTACTCTTTTTTCTGATCAATTTCTTCTTCATAAACGGCTATTTTTTTATCTAATAAATCTAAGTTTTGTTGATAATTCAGAATTTGCTCATTAATTTTATTTCGATGCGTTACCAAAATAGACATTAATTCTTTTAGTGAAGGATTATCTTGCTTTCTAAGCACAACATACTGTTTCATATCTTGCAAAGACATTCCTGTATCTTTCATATGCATTAGAAATTCAACCCATAATCTATCTTCTTCAGAATAAACTCGATTTTTCCCTTTTCTTTTAGGTGAAATTAATCCTTCTTTTTCATAAAATCTTAGCCCGTGACTTGTCATTCCAACTAATTCTGCTAATTCACCAATACTATATTCCATTTAATCTTCCTTTCTTTTTTTTAAACTAACTAATTTAATACTGGTTATCACTAGAATTAAGCAAATTAAAATATAAAATTCAACTAAAAATAATGTACTCTCATCCTTAATACTTAAACTACTTTCAAGTACTGATAAACTAATCGGCGCTAAAGCTACTGCGATATTAAATCCTATTAACAACAATGATGTGCTTTTTTCGGATTCGTCATGACCTATTTGATTAAATAAATTAAACAAATAGGGAATAAATAATCGAAATGAAAAACCACATAATATTGAATATATTCCCATAAATAATAGTTGACTTGATTCATAAAAACCAAGCATCGAAATAGCTAATCCGGTAAACGATAAAATCACTACCCATTCTCTGAATTTTTCTAGTAATCCTCCAAAACAGATGCCCGCTAACATAGCTCCTAATCCGACAAGTGCGATCATATTACTACCATCAGTTGCATTACCAATACCTTTTTCTATCAGTAAACGAGTTATTTTAATAGTGATGGACATATAGATTGTGACAACAACGACAAGTAAAAGAATTGATAAAAGAATGTTCTTCGACTGTTTAATTGATTTATCTAGAGACTTTTGTTGAATAATTTCTTCTTTTTTTATATCAGGCACATATTTATTGAACAATATTAAAACTAGAAAAGCTAAAGCATAAGCTAAAAATGATACTTGCCAATCAATTTTTAATAATTGTCCTACTAGAAAAGTCAATAACATTCCACCTATACCTTCAAATGTACTTTGTAACCCAATCATTGTTGACAATTGATTATTAGAATATATTTCACTTGAAAATCGGTATAATAATGGGTTAAACAAACCTATCCCTATA from Vagococcus martis includes these protein-coding regions:
- a CDS encoding PTS lactose/cellobiose transporter subunit IIA produces the protein MSLIVKSGNAKSDAMEAIQEAKQKHFDEARQKIESAEKHIVDAHGAQTALLTQEASGNNVEVTLLLVHAQDHLMTSISFIDLAKEIIDLYSVCYAETK
- the celB gene encoding PTS cellobiose transporter subunit IIC encodes the protein MKKFLNSLERVLSPMAKKIGENKYLIAIRDGFLLSTPVLIVGSFFLLIANFPLNQWDTWMSALLGKEWASHMMVPASASFDIMTILAVAGIAYSLARQFDEDAMQAAIISLVAFFIVTPYTTFFTPENTETVYEVTSLPLKWMGSSGLFLGMITALVATRLFVWVVRKGWKIKMPDSVPPTVSKSFEALIPSFVIIFVFFVIDWLVTLTSYGSLQDIIFNLLQMPLLSLGNTLGAMIVAYIFLHFFWFFGINGSSVVGAVFNPVLRALSMENLEAYKAHTEIPNIITGQFQDMFATFGGAGSTLSLVIVMVLFCKSQRIKKLSQLSIVPSFFGINEPIIFGLPIVLNPIILVPFVLVPTINIIIAYFAMSWGLVPFTNGIQLPWTTPIVFSGFLVSGWQGAVLQVLLLFLGMVIYYPFVKMMDRQYLEEEKNYAEELEDDINFEDFDFDAL
- a CDS encoding PTS sugar transporter subunit IIB; its protein translation is MSTKKIYLFCDAGMSTSIMVNKMMEVVKKHNLPLDITAYPVARIKEIVEKERPIAVLLGPQVRFLFNKTKEEYEPQGIPVMVIDSEIYGAMDGEKALKEALKLAKNNKKK
- a CDS encoding N(4)-(beta-N-acetylglucosaminyl)-L-asparaginase, encoding MKFGSIATWRMSHEGIEDSLELLKNNGTSNDAIEMIIKHVEDYPYYKSVGYGGLPNIEGILEMDAAFMDGDTFQIGAVAGITDVCHPISVARKLSHEKFNSFLVGQGATKYAMTNGFERKNMLTERARKLWEKRLDDMAKHSLSPYDGHDTIGAISLDKTGSMSAGTSSSGLFMKKPGRVGDSPLSGSGFYVDSDIGGAAATGLGEDLMKGILSYEIVRKMEGGMTPQEACDEAVYSFHDKLTKKYGKCGAMSLVAMNNKGDWGVATNVEFTFSVGNDQNKAAIYIANMGENHTTMIEPITQEWLDAYENRIKAPIK
- a CDS encoding Sapep family Mn(2+)-dependent dipeptidase; translation: MTVNIKHLIEKNKEEFYKDLDKVMQIESVKGAPLDNAPFGIGPKQALEQVMKIASDYGFKTNIVNDAVGYAQFGEGDDYIGIVGHLDVVPAGDGWSFPPFKLSKKDEKFYGRGVLDNKGPIMSCLFGLKLLKDMGIKPITPIRIIFGTDEESGSSDLPLYLAEEIAPIFAFTPDCKYPVVYGERGIVNYTISTHFDANELQHLTIQGDQSSAHVPDELTAIFQEESYHVLGKRSPSNAPELGENAITILATKLSSNKEMSDQLRRYFSWVEESFSKKHYGEGIGLDFEDEDSGKLILTPYELKVEQNTIQLSIAIRYPVSTKEEEVTEQLHKVVPKESEINIIRQLKSTSFPKDDTNVKKLSEVYEKITGLDGTPVTTTGATYARFFPNTVAFGPSLPGQKGIAHNSDEYMDEKDLLLNMEIYMEAILSLACD
- a CDS encoding GntR family transcriptional regulator, LSA1692 subfamily produces the protein MKEKKNTETVYVSVAQEIERRIKEGIYVSSQKLPSEYDLSTEFECSRLTIRKAIDLLIKKNIIVKKRGKGSYVMSQQKIQSGRDGLQGFTEAAKAYGKTSDTKVISFEKLKQLDDKIMTQLELSESDTVYELVRCRSLDNEPMTVEKIYLSEKYVDGLSKEDFNQSLFKWIESKVEIAYSHQEVEAILVNEEMSELLNVPVGDPLLLVNSITFAINATPILYDISYYRADRYTFKNTLVRGHN
- a CDS encoding transglycosylase domain-containing protein; the protein is MFSKNNKKKRSRFLNRRHLTAIILGMIATIVILSMSIGAYIISKRYSPYSSLLEIQNIDEKITQSFIILDKNDEPLDKNNVVVKFDPVKYQPTWNVDKLYIDTLLAVEDASFYTRKTNGFSIKDTMGAVVSQVRKKLGQKVVTRGASTIEQQLVKIMVFGTNNKNTLSDKIIQLIDARKLSQKYNRDDILKAYLNELRLTPNTVGVRAASIELFDNDMSDMDTNDPKQVAQIAYMAGLGQSPSVYVQDFEKSGKQRTLTVLAIMKENELIGDKIYKQTVELVQSEKEEFALKRYKQQGTPKEYQPYVAKVKDELSSLNLPQNTTITVKTYADSNQLKELHSIVEGTYPQDDRLPNGYIEHKESLTAISVVDTKTGHIIGLATNSDNPMIPYTATRSSGSTIKPLLDYATAVEYAGLTPNTIQNGSSFTVGDWKVNNYGNQNFGKVSASFALGLSLNTAAVEAFQMTNDQQKNTMMEPLGLASYNPKGSNYTAEQAINYPTNVLALSSAFSVFGNDGVRVEPTTIESIETDSVKINLSDAESKRTMSSSTAKTVVNMLKEATGANGSEPYAGPKYTGFSQDTYVMKSGSSNFESSVPNSQNKSPDSLLVMASPEISIATWLGSPTYVDATYAPTTFPHETANQGRVYLMNSAFKVMMSGREAKSFKFGNEVFIGDKESNPLLPKLDTLSNTDLDDVNIQNKKLDEKDVDDYNSLEEKYLKTKEILDQTYQD
- a CDS encoding PASTA domain-containing protein, whose product is MKKKKRVRLSKTKNKKYRKISKSWKMFFYSFFVMVSLVSAYLFFKAYHYINDIPEAQNITQEEIYRLTRIEETDTRLIRSLKNDAFESWLYEANDEKVKKLAKNKELLLEVMEGNTDVSDIDNAMSDIKRRIDIVEDIDIEELYVLYYKSILPKKYNELMAVFQNATIADSEKMSKEAQDLLDLLHKIYNQEGMLTVTNEQSFKKSVSLLDDINDNIIEANKITDQVFSYASLIETIPEPNTKFGMELGDYIDRTNSYIQSKTMVEEFKKKYSELQSDLETNERLIKRSVNMPDIVGMTVKEAKEEINQLDLNLSIQGYTNTMYKSGESVPENIRGTESWDRNEKDLILKQDPSSQSYKYIVKGSTVTIVVENQPVEKRTQSSESSSSSTSNSNSSTTSETTSSSTEETTSSDD
- a CDS encoding transposase, encoding MDEFKLHATSEDKMSFIYADGKTGELVDILPSRTLNELTVYFNRTLLEERQKVKFLVTDMNAAYFQLTKEDFPSADPKVLKIEKSHEISLLKH